The following coding sequences lie in one Phaeodactylum tricornutum CCAP 1055/1 chromosome 12, whole genome shotgun sequence genomic window:
- a CDS encoding predicted protein, producing the protein MTAKTFALVVICLAWALHRYVRIPRSLEWRPSPPSDSATMKAVLYTEHGDTSVLRVHQDAPQPQLQPHQILVHVYASSINPCDYKNRRNEVPSWVVPKPKIPGADVAGVVVAVGSGVDVERVRPFRVGDRVAAMLPLLHSRWGAAASYVAVDANLVAHVGPRVSLRDAAALPLVALTTLQALESVTVSQSPTEAPRKRTILVQAGAGGVGSFAIQYAKHVLQMRVIATASSEKAEFLRSIGCDQVVDYRNEPFEEVVHNVDVVLDPVSWLYEDRTLASEVLRPGGHYLNIVGSDWAFSGTEQGNGPRSLWNWIKAKTFGPFKYSFVVVEPNGIQLQAVMDLLESATIRAVVDRTFALDDVREAYEYLEKGHATGKVVLVHEKEEVESGSATVAEES; encoded by the coding sequence ATGACGGCCAAAACATTCGCTCTAGTGGTGATCTGTCTCGCCTGGGCTCTCCACCGCTACGTTCGCATTCCTCGCTCGCTGGAATGGCGTCCGTCGCCCCCGAGCGACTCGGCCACGATGAAGGCCGTGCTCTACACCGAACACGGCGACACTTCTGTCTTGCGAGTACATCAAGACGCACCGCAGCCGCAACTCCAACCCCACCAGATACTCGTGCACGTCTACGCCTCCTCCATAAACCCCTGTGACTACAAAAACCGTCGCAACGAGGTTCCGTCATGGGTTGTCCCGAAACCCAAGATCCCCGGCGCGGACGTGGCCGGTGTGGTGGTGGCCGTGGGTTCCGGAGTCGACGTCGAACGCGTGCGTCCGTTCCGAGTCGGAGACCGCGTCGCTGCCATGTTGCCGCTCCTTCATTCCCGCTGGGGGGCGGCCGCATCGTACGTCGCCGTCGACGCCAATCTCGTGGCCCACGTCGGACCCAGAGTATCCTTACGGGATGCCGCGGCTCTACCCTTGGTCGCACTCACCACACTGCAAGCCCTGGAATCCGTCACTGTCTCGCAATCACCGACGGAGGCCCCACGAAAACGCACTATTCTCGTCCAAGCCGGAGCGGGTGGGGTCGGATCGTTCGCGATCCAGTATGCCAAACACGTTTTGCAAATGCGCGTGATTGCCACAGCGTCATCGGAAAAGGCCGAATTTCTCCGTAGTATCGGCTGTGATCAGGTGGTGGACTACCGGAACGAGCCGTTTGAAGAGGTGGTACACAACGTCGATGTGGTGCTGGATCCCGTCAGTTGGTTGTACGAAGACCGAACTTTGGCGAGCGAGGTGCTCCGACCCGGTGGCCATTATTTAAACATTGTAGGCTCGGACTGGGCCTTTTCTGGAACGGAACAAGGCAACGGGCCACGATCACTTTGGAACTGGATCAAAGCGAAAACCTTTGGACCGTTCAAATACAGCTTCGTGGTGGTGGAACCGAACGGTATACAGCTGCAAGCCGTCATGGACTTGCTCGAAAGCGCCACCATTCGGGCCGTTGTGGACCGAACCTTTGCTCTAGACGATGTTCGAGAAGCGTACGAGTATCTCGAGAAAGGCCACGCCACTGGAAAGGTGGTTCTCGTgcacgaaaaggaagaagtgGAATCCGGTTCTGCGACTGTTGCAGAAGAAAGTTAA
- a CDS encoding predicted protein, whose translation MSLRNSPSRGRIHSLAVIATAFIFVLHMYVGVYESASFYQQIPMIGTWSTESKSRVETDDTKRATRKHSMREIVPEPVPRPLIETLVTGQNVTGDVAWLLNMAVLGFSKCGTSFMMRYLGRHEEIAMLTDGEHCELTRRNEDSALIKSLMDGLPSGKIARGLKCPIHLESPRAMQSFSRYFPNTKIIVGVRHPVLWFESFYNYRHRDGKTQLLPAQELIGKCADLGPFEKVASVCTEGAKFHEPLARLGKTNMQSTDERQYFSADAQNVSDTDAFSGMKDLRNFLQVTKPFQPMVVEPKRLHDGTRIDICDPEYNHLREVLVDTGVKASRWIRRFFVHAEGVTVSSPKFLDQVLAKWEEDPCEERRAEKSSAPSP comes from the exons ATGAGCTTGAGAAACAGCCCATCCAGGGGGAGGATCCATAGTCTAGCCGTGATAGCGACGGCCTTCATATTCGTTTTGCACATGTACGTTGGTGTATACGAAAGTGCGTCTTTTTACCAGCAAATACCCATGATTGGCACGTGGTCTACTGAGTCAAAGTCCCGTGTGGAGACAGACGACACCAAGCGCGCTACCCGCAAGCATTCCATGAGAGAGATTGTGCCGGAACCAGTTCCTCGACCTTTGATTGAAACTCTCGTTACTGGACAAAACGTTACAGGGGACGTTGCGTGGCTCCTGAATATGGCGGTGCTGGGATTCTCAAAGTGCGGTACATCCTTCATGATGCGCTATCTCGGTCGACACGAAGAAATAGCCATGCTGACTGACGGTGAACACTGTGAGCTGACAAGGCGCAATGAAGATTCGGCCCTTATCAAGTCCTTGATGGATGGGCTTCCCAGCGGAAAGATAGCGCGCGGCTTGAAATGTCCTATCCATTTGGAAAGCCCCAGAGCCATGCAGAGCTTCTCCCGATACTTCCCGAACACAAAGATAATTGTTGGAGTCCGACATCCCGTCCTTTG GTTTGAATCCTTCTACAACT ATCGGCATCGAGACGGTAAGACCCAGCTGCTGCCAGCCCAGGAACTGATTGGAAAATGTGCGGATTTGGGGCCCTTTGAAAAGGTGGCTTCGGTCTGTACCGAAGGAGCCAAGTTCCACGAGCCTTTGGCTCGCTTGGGAAAGACGAACATGCAGAGCACAGATGAGCGACAATACTTTTCGGCCGACGCGCAGAATGTTTCAGACACCGATGCTTTCTCCGGTATGAAAGATCTTCGT AACTTCCTGCAAGTCACAAAGCCGTTCCAGCCGATGGTGGTAGAGCCCAAAAGACTGCATGACGGAACCCGTATTGATATCTGTGACCCCGAGTACAATCATTTACGCGAGGTACTTGTGGATACTGGAGTGAAGGCGTCGAGATGGATTCGGCGATTTTTTGTCCATGCCGAAGGCGTGACGGTGTCGTCTCCCAAATTTTTGGACCAGGTGTTGGCCAAGTgggaagaagatccgtgcGAAGAACGCCGGGCCGAGAAGAGCTCCGCCCCATCCCCTTGA